In Dehalococcoidales bacterium, the sequence GCGGGCGAAGGCTGACGCGATAGTGAAGGATTTCTACAAGTATGCCGTGGAGCAGGCGTGGGTAATACAGACGCCAATGGCGCACCAGTCAATCATGTGGCAGCCGTGGGTCAAGAATTATCATGGTGAGTGGATCGTTTCCTATGTGAGGCCCCAGAATTTTACCAAGTTTATCTGGATTGACCAGGAACTCAAGAAATCAATGGGCTATTAGTGGAAGAGGCTGAAGGAAAATACCTCTAGAACCGGGGTGGACGGTTTCAAACCGTCCACCCCCTAGATTTTTTAGGGGGCTATCCGGCCTTTTTATCTATTTATTGTGGAACGGGAATACGCACTTGACAAAAACTTCGTTTGTGCTATAGTGCGTCTATCCCACTCTATTTGGGGGAAAATCAAATTAATCAAAGGAGGGAACTGAAGTGAAAATAATCGACCTGACAATGCCTCTTTATGAAGGGATGCCTGCCGGTTACGGTCACATGGCGTTTAAAAACCATCCGATGTGGCCGGATGCGTTCAAAATAGCCGAGACTCGTTCCTGGGAACCCCACGGCTCACGGATGCACCTTTATACCATCTTCTGCGAACCCGGAACCAGGTTCATCCTGCCCAGCTACCGGGCACAGTTAAAATATGACGCGACACTGGATACCATAGACCTCCAAAAAGTGATAATGAAAGATACTGTAGTCATCGATATACCAATGAAGCCTGGAGAGTGGCTGGCTGCGGATAAGCTCGAAGCGGCCTTCAACAAGGCACCGGTACAGAAGGGTGATGCCTTGCTCTGTCGTACCGGGTGGGGGGACAATGAGCGGTATCTGAAGATGGGGCATGAGTATAGAGAGCAGGGCCCTCACTACAGCGCCGCTGCTGCCAGTAAGTTGATGGATCTTATGAAAAAGAATGAGAGCGAGATTTGGCTCTATGATAACTGCGATATGGGCGGTACTGACCCGGCTACCGGACAGTTCGCCGGCTTTACCATCAATGAGGGTATGATTGCTATCGGCGGGATTGTCAATGCCGGCGCTATTACCAAGCCCAGGGTGAAGCTGTCGGTATTGCCCATTAAGGCAGCTTATTGTCATATGGCGCCATGCCGGGCGGTGGCTGTTGAAGATTAGACCGTTACTTGTTCCGGACCGCTGATTTGATGTCAGGAGCGACCTGAGCGGCGGTTTAGTTTAGAAACTCGAATATTTAAAGGGGGTTATAAACAATGAAAATAATCGATCTGACAGCGCCTCTTTTTGAAGACCAGCCCGGTATGGTGGGTTTCGGTGGTTGCCGTACCGCCCCGACGTGGCCCAGACCGTTCGTGGCTACTGAGACTCGCTCCTGGGACCCTGACGGCTCCAGATTCCACGTTTACACCATCTTCTGCGAGCCGGGTACCAGGTTTATCCTGCCCAGTTTCAGGAAAGAATATAGAGATGACCCGACGATCGAGCAAATCCCTGTGGAAAGGCTGATGATGCGGGAGGCGGTTGTCATTGATATCCCGAAGAGGGATGATGAGATAGTCCAACCGGATGAACTGGACATTGCTTTTAAGAAAGCACCGGTCCAGAAAGGAGATGCGCTCATAATACGCACCGGCTGGGGGGATGGTGGCAGACATTACAAGCTGGGGGATCTGTATAAGGACAACAGTCCTCACTTTAATGTCGCCAGTGGCAACAGGTTAATGGAACTCATGCAGCAGAATGGTAGTGACCTTTGGACCTATGACATGGAAAGCATGAGCGGAGTGGACAAAAAGAACATGACCCGTGGTGGTTTCACCATTCGCGCCGGCATGATCGCTATCGGCGGGGTGATTAACTGCGGCGCCATCACCAAGCAGCGGGTAAAACTGATGATCTTCCCCATGAAGGTTAAGGGCGGTCATATGGCCCCGTGCTCTATAGTGGCTCTGGAAGACTAACTTGTTTGCATAGGAAACTTGAATCGGGCAACAACCTCTGGTTGTTGCCCGATTAATTATGTGTAATTAGTTCATCCGGGTTATTCTGTCTGCTTTCTGTATGGCAGGTTCCGCTATTGACCTAACTTGATTACCAGCGGCTGATATTTGAGGAAATTATCAATCTTCCTTCCCATCGCCGACCTGCCGGGAAACTTAGCCAAAACTTGACAAAATTCCATGCAGGCATTATAAAGGGGACATCCGTGAATGGTTGTCCTCAGTGGTACCGCAATTGGAACTGCTTCCATACGGAGATCCGAGAGTGGATATTCTATCCGGAACCCGGTCTCATTCAAAGACCGACGGCAATAAATATTAGGAGGAGGTAACCAAATGAAAGTAATCGATCTCACAATGGCCCTTTACGAGGAAATGGCTTCGGGGTATAGCCACCCGGCTTTCAAATCTCATCCGATTTGGCCGCAGCCATTTAAGAAGGAAATGACAGGGGGGACAACTTCCGGTTCGCAGTTCCATGTCTACACCGCCTTTTGTGAAGCGGGTACCAGAATCCTCCTGCCCGGTTACCGGCAAGAGTACCGGGAGGCTGACAAAGCAAGACTGCATACTGTCGATTTGAACAGGCTGGTTCTTCGGGATACTGTCGTCCTTGATGTCCCCAAGGGTGCGGAAGAGTTTATCGACCCGGAAGAGATTGAAGCGGCCTTCAAGAAGGCGCCCGTCCAGAAGGGAGATGCCTTGCTCGTCCGTACCGGCTGGGGGGACAATGATAGATATATCAAGATGGGGCTGGACTATAAAGAGAAGGGGCCCCACTACACTGGAGAGGCGGCATCGAAGCTGAAAGAACTTATGTTACAGAATGGGA encodes:
- a CDS encoding cyclase family protein, with the translated sequence MKIIDLTMPLYEGMPAGYGHMAFKNHPMWPDAFKIAETRSWEPHGSRMHLYTIFCEPGTRFILPSYRAQLKYDATLDTIDLQKVIMKDTVVIDIPMKPGEWLAADKLEAAFNKAPVQKGDALLCRTGWGDNERYLKMGHEYREQGPHYSAAAASKLMDLMKKNESEIWLYDNCDMGGTDPATGQFAGFTINEGMIAIGGIVNAGAITKPRVKLSVLPIKAAYCHMAPCRAVAVED
- a CDS encoding cyclase family protein; translation: MKIIDLTAPLFEDQPGMVGFGGCRTAPTWPRPFVATETRSWDPDGSRFHVYTIFCEPGTRFILPSFRKEYRDDPTIEQIPVERLMMREAVVIDIPKRDDEIVQPDELDIAFKKAPVQKGDALIIRTGWGDGGRHYKLGDLYKDNSPHFNVASGNRLMELMQQNGSDLWTYDMESMSGVDKKNMTRGGFTIRAGMIAIGGVINCGAITKQRVKLMIFPMKVKGGHMAPCSIVALED
- a CDS encoding cyclase family protein; this translates as MKVIDLTMALYEEMASGYSHPAFKSHPIWPQPFKKEMTGGTTSGSQFHVYTAFCEAGTRILLPGYRQEYREADKARLHTVDLNRLVLRDTVVLDVPKGAEEFIDPEEIEAAFKKAPVQKGDALLVRTGWGDNDRYIKMGLDYKEKGPHYTGEAASKLKELMLQNGSDIFLYDCCDMNGTDKRTGRSHSAFGAICSPGIIGVGGVVNCGAITKPRVKLIALPLKARDAWFAPCSAIAIEE